TCGGCCAGGCGTTTGACGGCACGACGGCCCCGCTCCTCGCCGGCTTCGCCCTGTGCGGCGCGCTGGCGCTGGCGACAGCCTATTGGGCCAACCGGCCGCCCGCGGTCACGACATAAAAAAGGGGCCAGGCACCGCCCGACCCCTTTTGGAAAGCTGAGAAGCCGAAATGGCTCAGACGTCGTCGTCGGCGTCCGGGCCGGTCATCAGCGCCTCGGCGACTTCATCGGTCTTGCCGCGGATCGCCGCCTCGAGCTTGGCACACAGCTCGGTATTCTCCTTGAGGAACGTCTTGGCGTTCTCGCGGCCCTGGCCGATGCGGACGCTGTCATAGCTGAACCAGGCGCCGGATTTCTCGACGATGCCGGCCTTGACGCCGAGATCCAGGATCTCGCCGATCTTGGAGATGCCCTCGCCATACATGATGTCGAACTCGACCTGCTTGAACGGCGGCGCGACCTTGTTCTTCACCACCTTCACGCGGGTCGTGTTGCCGACGATATCGTCGCGATCCTTGATCTGGCCGGTGCGGCGGATGTCGAGGCGGACCGAGGCGTAGAATTTGAGCGCGTTGCCGCCCGTCGTCGTCTCGGGATTGCCGTACATCACGCCGATCTTCATGCGCAGCTGGTTGATGAAGATGACGATGCATTTGGACTTGGAGATCGAGCCGGTGAGCTTGCGCAGCGACTGGCTCATCAGGCGCGCCTGCAGGCCGACATGGCTGTCGCCCATCTCGCCCTCGATCTCGGCGCGCGGCACCAAAGCTGCGACCGAATCGACGACGAGAACGTCGATCGCGTTCGAACGGACCAGGGTGTCGGTGATCTCGAGTGCCTGCTCGCCGGTGTCGGGCTGCGACACGATCAGTTCGTCGATGTCGACGCCCAGTTTCCGGGCATAGACCGGGTCGAGCGCATGCTCGGCGTCGACGAACGCGGCGGTGCCGCCATTGCGCTGCGCCTCGGCGATGACGTGGAGCGCGAGCGTGGTCTTGCCCGAGCTTTCCGGCCCGTAGACCTCGACCACGCGGCCGCGCGGCAGGCCGCCGATGCCGAGCGCGATGTCGAGGCCCAGCGAGCCCGTGGAAATGGCTTCGATCTGGAT
This portion of the Sphingomonas sp. LY54 genome encodes:
- the recA gene encoding recombinase RecA, translated to MAASLKVVGSDRNSENMDKQKALDAALAQIDRAFGKGSAMKLGSREAIQIEAISTGSLGLDIALGIGGLPRGRVVEVYGPESSGKTTLALHVIAEAQRNGGTAAFVDAEHALDPVYARKLGVDIDELIVSQPDTGEQALEITDTLVRSNAIDVLVVDSVAALVPRAEIEGEMGDSHVGLQARLMSQSLRKLTGSISKSKCIVIFINQLRMKIGVMYGNPETTTGGNALKFYASVRLDIRRTGQIKDRDDIVGNTTRVKVVKNKVAPPFKQVEFDIMYGEGISKIGEILDLGVKAGIVEKSGAWFSYDSVRIGQGRENAKTFLKENTELCAKLEAAIRGKTDEVAEALMTGPDADDDV